The proteins below are encoded in one region of Deltaproteobacteria bacterium:
- a CDS encoding DUF4388 domain-containing protein: MMSTAIAEASRTARVLVFGVDDGCFCVHLDWVEAVYQRDEAVLHTAKAGESTRPFLLHRGQPALVVDLREAFGLTELLGVTERAAFMIVRAGSFLLALPVDGCSGVRELDLRTKAPVATNLVHDGGLSVGHLVDIEGRLHALLEPNRILSGALREKLEPLLKEALAFRDRQDKIAAVAVELRRAPTAAALKTFGRLVRRNGRPRAANAAKALLKALQESESATGLDLVAGDLGGDTLMRDLIALSTARRTGELAVETPDGAPAKVFLDAGRVADACAAGIWGRGAFKRILSTREGNYRFVAAESPVQPQRINESAVWLLVETSEQLGEERRGRHAR, from the coding sequence ATGATGAGCACAGCGATAGCAGAAGCATCTCGCACAGCACGCGTTCTCGTCTTCGGTGTCGATGACGGGTGCTTCTGCGTCCACCTCGACTGGGTCGAAGCCGTCTATCAGCGTGACGAGGCGGTGCTCCACACGGCCAAAGCCGGTGAGAGCACTCGGCCGTTCCTGCTGCACCGCGGGCAGCCCGCCCTGGTGGTGGATCTGCGCGAGGCCTTCGGCTTGACCGAGTTGCTCGGGGTTACCGAGCGGGCTGCGTTCATGATTGTGCGCGCAGGTTCATTTTTGCTCGCCTTGCCGGTCGATGGCTGCAGCGGCGTGCGCGAACTCGATCTCCGGACCAAGGCTCCGGTGGCCACTAATCTGGTGCACGACGGCGGACTCAGCGTCGGACACCTGGTTGACATTGAGGGCCGGCTGCACGCGTTGTTAGAGCCCAACCGCATCCTGAGCGGGGCTTTGCGCGAGAAGCTGGAGCCGCTGCTCAAAGAAGCGCTGGCATTCCGCGATCGCCAGGACAAGATCGCCGCCGTCGCCGTCGAGTTGCGGCGCGCGCCGACGGCGGCCGCGCTCAAGACCTTCGGGCGCCTGGTGCGCCGTAACGGCCGCCCGCGCGCTGCGAATGCCGCCAAGGCCTTGCTCAAAGCGCTGCAGGAGAGCGAGTCAGCAACCGGACTCGACCTCGTCGCCGGCGATTTGGGCGGCGATACGTTGATGCGCGACCTGATTGCGCTTAGCACCGCCCGCCGAACCGGCGAACTCGCGGTTGAGACTCCCGATGGTGCGCCGGCCAAGGTCTTCCTCGACGCCGGCCGCGTTGCCGATGCTTGCGCCGCCGGCATCTGGGGGCGTGGCGCGTTCAAACGAATCCTGAGCACACGTGAGGGCAACTACCGCTTCGTCGCGGCCGAGTCGCCGGTGCAGCCGCAACGGATCAACGAGTCCGCGGTGTGGCTGCTGGTCGAGACCAGCGAGCAGCTGGGGGAAGAGCGCCGTGGCCGGCACGCCCGCTAG
- a CDS encoding DUF1329 domain-containing protein: MLAVPEPAVEEPAQVAAAAAPDVHRPAAPVRAPQPAPQAAVPIDEPADSAGDGGAPSLEQYGLAAGQVISEKNASQFTELLVPGIDWGVRYGWRLELVDYKPIKMPKRFREATEKHAGQVRLGPGALTVENYVAGLPFPRVDANDPDAAAKVMWNFYYNGFLTDDKVMSGVDTYSGSVGPHEPIRTERHLLTDVYRRLNYNGRLYVDPKPEMPNPEGVRYKESLHPILEPFDLKGVGATFYRYLDPGRQDDNWLYLPQLRRVRRLSTAQRSDALFGQDVDSDSFAGYNGHIGWMSYRLLGERTILATMHARNFPPKWQNPEDWLYEDVWEPRRVWVIEATPKMSQYAYGKRVLYVDQEAWVIAISDSYDRAGQLWKTAVNMYTAKREAIPGDARVQYEDEMLFFNADIYYDVQLQHATATANPRFAGTEKGYFINVGARMGVTEDYFTVAHMIEKGG; the protein is encoded by the coding sequence GTGCTCGCAGTACCAGAGCCGGCGGTCGAGGAGCCAGCGCAGGTGGCCGCGGCCGCTGCGCCCGATGTGCACAGGCCGGCAGCGCCCGTGCGCGCGCCGCAACCGGCGCCACAGGCCGCAGTGCCGATAGACGAGCCGGCCGACTCTGCTGGTGACGGCGGCGCGCCCAGCCTGGAACAGTACGGTTTGGCGGCGGGGCAAGTGATCTCGGAAAAGAACGCCAGCCAGTTCACCGAATTGCTGGTGCCGGGCATCGATTGGGGTGTGCGCTACGGCTGGCGCCTGGAGCTGGTTGACTACAAGCCGATCAAGATGCCCAAGCGCTTTCGTGAAGCCACCGAGAAGCATGCCGGCCAGGTCCGCCTCGGTCCCGGGGCATTGACGGTGGAGAACTACGTGGCCGGATTGCCGTTCCCACGGGTCGACGCCAATGACCCGGATGCGGCCGCGAAGGTGATGTGGAACTTCTACTACAATGGCTTCCTGACTGACGACAAAGTCATGAGCGGCGTTGACACTTACAGCGGGTCGGTGGGACCGCATGAGCCGATCCGTACCGAGCGCCATTTGCTGACCGACGTCTACCGCCGGCTCAATTACAACGGCCGCCTGTATGTCGACCCCAAGCCGGAAATGCCTAATCCGGAGGGGGTGCGGTACAAGGAGTCGCTGCACCCGATTCTCGAACCGTTCGATCTCAAGGGGGTCGGCGCCACCTTCTATCGTTACCTCGATCCGGGGCGCCAGGACGACAACTGGCTGTACCTGCCACAACTGCGGCGCGTGCGCCGGCTCTCCACGGCGCAGCGCTCCGATGCCTTGTTTGGCCAGGACGTCGATTCGGACTCCTTCGCTGGCTACAACGGCCACATCGGCTGGATGAGCTACCGCTTGCTGGGCGAGCGCACCATCCTGGCGACGATGCACGCCCGCAACTTCCCGCCCAAGTGGCAGAACCCGGAGGATTGGCTTTACGAAGACGTGTGGGAGCCGCGCCGCGTCTGGGTGATCGAGGCGACGCCGAAGATGAGCCAGTACGCCTATGGCAAGCGCGTCCTCTACGTCGACCAAGAAGCCTGGGTGATCGCGATTTCCGACAGCTATGACCGCGCCGGTCAGCTGTGGAAGACCGCAGTCAATATGTATACGGCCAAGAGAGAAGCCATTCCGGGTGATGCGCGGGTGCAATACGAAGACGAGATGCTGTTCTTCAATGCCGACATCTACTACGACGTGCAGCTCCAACACGCGACCGCAACCGCTAACCCGCGATTCGCCGGCACCGAAAAGGGCTACTTCATCAATGTCGGCGCGCGCATGGGAGTGACCGAGGACTACTTCACCGTCGCCCACATGATAGAGAAGGGCGGCTGA